Genomic DNA from uncultured Acetobacterium sp.:
TTAATGTTTTCATTACAGCATTATTAATCTTTGGTTTCCACATGGGAACCGCCGGTGTTGCCATCCCCACGCTGGTTTCCCGGGTGGGCGCAGCGCTGCTGATTATTGGCTTTGCCTTTAATCAAGGAAATGTTCTCTATCTGAAAAAAACACTGCGGTTCAAATTTGATGGGTCGATGATCAAACGGATTCTGAAAATTGGATTACCCTCAGGGTTTGAAAATGGCATGTTTTATTTTGGGCGGTTGATCATTCTAAGTCTGGTTTCCGCCTTTGGGACAGCAGCGATTGCGGCCAATTCGGTGGGCGGTACCATTGTGATGTTTGAGGTGCTGCCAGGTATGGCAGTGGGTCTTGGCTTGACGGTTGTCATATCCCACTGTGTCGGATTAGGTGATTACGAGCAGGCTAGGTATTACACCAAGAAAATCACCAGGGCGCTTTATGTGGCACAGATTATCAGTTCTGCGGTGGTGCTGGTACTGCTGCCAGTGATTCTCAAAATTTATGCCCTTTCACCAGAAGCCACCCAGGGGACAATCGAAATTGTCTGGGGTCATGCCATCATGATGATTCTGATCTGGCCGCAGGCATATTCGTTACCAGTTACTTTTCGGGCCGCCGGAGATGCCAAGTTTCCAATGATCATCAGCATTCTGTCGATGGTCTTCTGCCGGATATTTTTGGCCTATGTGTTTAGTATTTATTTCAATTTGGGAATGATTGGAACCTGGGCGGCCATGTTTGTGGACTGGATTGTCAAAGCCATCATTTTTGTCTGGCGATATTTTACCGGAAAATGGACAGAATACCGGGCAATTTAAAAAAAGTCTTGACTTGGAGTCCACTCCAGATGATAAGGTGGAGTAGCAAATAAATGACGAAGAAAGTCACAAGGAGAAAATAGATATGATACAGAAAAAACTAGGGTTTGGATTTATGCGCTTACCGGTAACCAATCCGGAAGATTCAACCAGCGTGGATATGGAGCAGCTGAATAAAATGGTTGATACCTTTTTAGAAAGAGGCTTTACCTATTTTGACACCGCATATATGTATCACAACTTTAAAAGTGAAATTGCGTTAAGAGAGGCATTGGTAAAACGATATCCAAGAGATTCATTTACAGTGGCGACCAAACTGCCGACGATGTTTTTAAAAAAGAAAGAAGATCAGGAGCGCATTTTTAATGAACAGCTGGAAAAATGCGGGGTTGATTATTTTGACTATTACCTGTTGCACAACCTGGGCGTTACCCATTATGAAATTGCCAAAAATATGGACAGTTTTGCCTTTATCCAGCAGAAAAAAGAGGCCGGAAAAATCAGAAATATCGGTTTTTCCTACCATGATCATGCCGATTTATTGGATGAAATCCTAACTGCCCATCCGGAAGTCGATTTTGTCCAGCTGCAGTTAAATTACATGGATTGGAATAATGACAGCATCCAGTCCGCAAAATGCTATGATGTTGCCGTCAAACATGGTAAAAAGGTGATCGTCATGGAACCCATCAAAGGCGGAACCCTGGCGACCATCCCCGCCAAAGCGGAAGCAGCATTAAAAGACTATCATCCGGATATGTCTGTTGCCTCCTGGGCGGTTCGCTATGCCGCCAGCCTGGAAGATGTGATGATCGTCTTAAGCGGGATGTCAAGTCAGGAGCAATTGCTCGATAACACCGACTACATGGAGGATTTTAAGCCTTTTATTATAGCCGAATATGATATTATCGATAATGTCATCAACATCATCAATGAGGCCATCGCCATTCCCTGTACGGCCTGTCAGTACTGTGTTGATGGATGCCCGAAAAACATTGCGATTCCCAAGTATTTTGCGCTTTATAATGCTGAAAAACAGTCAGTACCACAGATGTTTTCAGCTCAACGGGTTTACTATGATAATTTATATCAAAACCTATGGCAAGGCTTCAGACTGTATCGAATGTGGAAAATGCGAGGAAAGCTGTCCCCAGCACATTGAGATCATCAAAGGACTGAAAGATGTGGCTGAAGTATTTGAAGCCCCATTGAATTTCTAATATAAAAATTAACCGAGGTGGATTTTCATGACCATAACAGAAGTAAGTAAAAAATATGATATTTCCCAAGATACCCTGCGTTATTATGAGCGGATCGGACTAATTCCGGCAGTCAATCGAACCAAAGGCGGGATGCGGGACTATACCGAAGAATCCTGCGGCTGGATTGAGCTGGCAAAATGCATGCGTTCGGCCGGGATTCCTATCGAGGCCCTGATTGAATACTGCGCTCTGACCCAGCAGGGGGATCAGACCATTGTCGCCAGAAAAGAGCTGCTGGTTGAGGAACGAACCAAGCTGGTGGAAAAAATGGAAGACATGAAAAAGACCCTCGATAAACTTAATTACAAGATTGACATCTACGAAAAAGCCGAAGTGACCGGGGTTTTGTCCTGGAAGAAGTAGTACCAAAGTTTAACTGAATCAAATGAGTCACTAAAATCTCCGTACCTTAAGCGTATGGAGATTTTTTTGAAAAAATTTAAAAATATTGACTTGGTGTAAAGTCCAGATGGTAGTATAGTAAGAGTAGATAAATAATCCATTATAAATTAATTTGACTAAACAGTCTGTCACAGATTGTTTAAATCTAAAATTAGGGAGAATGAATGATGTTGTATCGAAAATTCGGAAAAACAAATGAAGAGGTTTCGGTTCTGGGGTTTGGTTGTATGCGCTTGCCGGTTATCGACGGGGATCAATCCAATATCGATGATGAGAAAGCCATTGAAATGATCCGCTACGCCATTGACCATGGCGTGA
This window encodes:
- a CDS encoding MATE family efflux transporter; translation: MEKTAVLKIRKSELSQHLFTNRDLSKLFIPLVIEQFLEYSVGLTASILVAHVGEAAASGVSLVEFVMALLISIFAALATGGAVIAGQYLGSQQTKAANQLVWFAGVTSVSILVLIYLFRTAILHGLFGQISNEVYGHASSYLLIVAASIPFLGIYNATAAVFRTMGNSKLPMKIMLVMNIINVFITALLIFGFHMGTAGVAIPTLVSRVGAALLIIGFAFNQGNVLYLKKTLRFKFDGSMIKRILKIGLPSGFENGMFYFGRLIILSLVSAFGTAAIAANSVGGTIVMFEVLPGMAVGLGLTVVISHCVGLGDYEQARYYTKKITRALYVAQIISSAVVLVLLPVILKIYALSPEATQGTIEIVWGHAIMMILIWPQAYSLPVTFRAAGDAKFPMIISILSMVFCRIFLAYVFSIYFNLGMIGTWAAMFVDWIVKAIIFVWRYFTGKWTEYRAI
- a CDS encoding MerR family transcriptional regulator, producing MTITEVSKKYDISQDTLRYYERIGLIPAVNRTKGGMRDYTEESCGWIELAKCMRSAGIPIEALIEYCALTQQGDQTIVARKELLVEERTKLVEKMEDMKKTLDKLNYKIDIYEKAEVTGVLSWKK